AGGCGCTTCCTGGCCTTTTCGATCTCGTGGATGTTGCGGCCACCTTCGCCAATCTGGTCGAGCAGGTCCTTAACTTCGTCAGCGAGGTTCTTGTTCTCGCGGCGGACAGCCTCGAGCTGTTCCTGGCCTTCCTCGTAGGCACCCTTGAGACGGAACAATTCGGTGGAGTAGTTGCGGCATTCCTTCTGGCTGGCGTCGAGCTCGGCGGCGAGGTCGTCGACCTTGAGCTTCCATTCTCCAATGATCTTGTCGAAGGCCTTCTGCTTCTTCTCGGCAGCGTTGGCGATGGCGGTGGCACGGTCGACCTCGAGCTGCAGGTCCTCGACCTCGGTGGCGAGGCGCTGCTTGGTCTTCTCGAGGGCAACGACCTTCTGGTTGAGGGACTCAATGGTCTCCTCGGCCTCGGCGAGGCGGGCCTGGAGCTTGCGCTTGGCCTCCTCGAGCTCCTCGGAGCGGGCAACACCCTCGGACTCGTACTTGGAGCGCCAGATCTGGCCCTCGGCGTTGGCCTTGGAAAGCTGGCGCTGAAGATCAGCCTTGCCCTCGGCCTCCTCCTCGACCTGTTCGCGGATGTTGTCCAGGTCGTGCTCGAGGTTGCGGAACTTGCCCAGAAGGGTGGCGCGTTCCTGTTAACAAGAAAACACATTAATTAGCTTCTATGTCGGTAAGCCTTGTTAAGTGCATCATTAGACCAAGTAAGTCTCAGCTTGATACTAAAACGCACCAATATGGCAATATCTAACAATGTGTCGTTTGAGTTATCTTTGTTGTTGTTTTCTTTTAGATGAACCATGTTATATTGTATACTAACCCTGGCCTCCTCGTCGGCGAGCCTCTTGGTATCCTCCAGCTGAGTGGTGAGCGACACCTTGATCTTGGACAGCTGCGACACCTGGGACTCGGCCTCCTCCAGTTGGCGGAGCAGGTCTGAGTTCTCGATGGACATCTTCTTCTTGGCGGCATCCAGGTCGTTGAGGGTGCGGTTGGCCTCGTCAGCCTTGTTTTGGACTTCGTTGAGCTGGTGCTGGAGCTGCTTGGCGATCTTCTCCTGGGCAGCCTAttaggaaataaataattgttagaCGAAGGTATTTTCACGGTTTAGTTGAAAGTTTAATGGTTTGaattcttttaatatttaaattttggtGATGCAGGCTGATATTCGTTTTAGCGTGTATTTAACAGATCATGACTGTGTTAAAAACAAacggtattatttattatgagaaGAAAAATATTGCAGAGAAATATTgaattatacatacataggttggtgcaaatgtttacatttataaaacttCTGATACATTGTTACGGTAAGCACCACGACTATTTTTaacttacataatattaggcacattatatgttatttaattatattattcaatAATTAGTTGTTGaaaggttttatttaatgttactaATGTTAGAAGATAATTAGAATAGGGATTAATCAGTTTAAAAATCattcaaaaaagttttttacattttagctGTAGTTTAGTTTCACGTTACAGCGCTCATAGCTTTTTTGCGTTTAGTAAAACTATATTAGGTATGTTAAATTGGGCGTGTGTAGTGTCTGGTCCCAAGCACACAAGTTGTTTAAGTTCTTATATACAGCTACTATCCTAGGATAAGCATTATAAGGGCTGTATAAATCTTTATAAAGCTCTTGTGCGACTTGGGTTGCAACTCCATCTAACTGGCGAAAGCGAAGCGAAGTCCTGCTGATGCCAAAACAATTTATACCTTTTCGTTGGACACGTGGTCGAGACCAGCGCGGAGGTCATTGACTTCGCTAAAGTACTGAGAACGTTCCTTCTCAGCCCTGGATGGATTAGAAACACGATTAATATCACCTAATTGGTATGTGTTTGTGTTGTGGGCATTGAGTGGGCCGTGGTTCTTTCACGTTTAGGGAACATGCGGGGGAACTCGGTACACATGCCTCGTGGATGACATGTTACCTTTTCACGGGCCACCTGATCGACGGCAGCGCGTGTGTTGTTTAGCTCCGAGTAGCAAGACGCGCGGTCATGATCAGCCCTGAATTAGCAGTACAATTGAGTATCCCAAGCTTTCAAGTCCCAGTTCAAATTTAAAGGTTCAATACAAAATTACATTTCCTTTGCATATTAAAAGtgtatttataaacattatGCTGATGTTTATAAGATTTGCCACGTAGGAGTGCTATAAATATTCAGCATCGAGTGCCTCTTGctgtaactatttttatttcgcCAATTgcgtttacttatttttacgaTCTATGAAATCAGGATATTTGATTATAAAAAAAGcacgtacatacatacttagctTACAATAATCTAGAGCATAAAAATTGTGTTTTCATTGCTCTAGTAGAAAAGGATATAATATAACGTATAATACTCACTTGGCCTTGAGCTTGTTGAGCTGGTCGAGCTGCTCACCCATCTCGGCGACGGAATCGTTGTGCTTCTTGCGCAGGTTGGCGAGGGTGGACTCGTGCTGGATGTTGGCCTCCTCCAGGTCGCGGCGCAGCTTGCTGAGTTCAGCCTCGCGCTTCTTGTTAAGCTCGATCTGGGCAGAGGTAGCACCACCGGCCTCCTCAAGGCGCTCGCCGAGCTCCTCGAGTTCACGAGCGAGGTCAGCGCGCTGCTTCTCAGCCTTGGCGCGAGCCTGGCGCTCAGACTCGACTTCCTCCTCGAGCTCCTCGATGCGAGCCTGCAGTTCCTTGATCTGCTTCTGCAGCTTGCTGACAAGGGACTGTTCATCCTCGAGCTTAGCGGTCAGGGAGGAGATCTCCTTGTCCTTGCGCTGGATGGTCTGCTCCAGCTCCTTCTTGTTGCGTTCGAGGTCGGCGACGGCTTCCTGGGTCAGCTTGAGGTCGCCCTCAACCTTCCTCCTCTGCTTCTCAACATCACCGCGCAGCTTCTTCTCGCGCTCCAGAGAGTCCTCCAGCTCGTCGAGAGTCTGCTCGAGCTTCTGCTTGACCTTGTTGAGGTGGTTGACCTTATCCTCGGCGGCCTGGAGTTCCTCACCAGTCTTCTGGTTGGACTCGCCCTGCATCTTCTTCTCCTTGTTGAGCTTGTTGATGAGCTCATCTTGGTGGGCGATCTCATCGTTCAAGTTGCGGATCTGGTGGTCCTTGGTGGCCTTGTCCTGCTCGGATTTCTGGACGGCCAGCTCGAGATCCTCGACGTCCTTCTTGAGGCCAGAGACCTCCTGTTCCAACTTCTTCTTGTTCTGGAACAGCTGGTTGCGGGCGTCCTCCTCCTGGGTCAGGCGGTCCTGGGTGTCCTACGGTCACAACAGCTCGAATCAGTATACGGTATTCAGTATTCAAGTATATAAAACTAGGCATCGAAAAAATAAACAGTTGGCTTTTAATTGCTTTCGCAATTCCTCTAAACACGTCTGGCTTCTGTCTATCGGCAAATAATAGCAATTAATGATTTGCAATAAAATCGTGCAACCCGCAGACgtgcaatttatttttaactcttCAAGCTGCTTTTAGTGTAAACATAACGGTGTTTATTTAAAGAAATACTCTAGCAAACGAAGCATTGCTTTGCAACAGTGTTACGGCTACATATTTGGCTTGTAACGGGATGTCTTCTAAGTAACTAATGTCCGGTATGTTTACTCGCCGCAGGAATCTCAGCtaattaattaaactaattaggtacattatttatttagcgCCAGAGTATTCGCGACCCAAATTGCTCATTGCTATTTCAAGATGACGCATCATTACCgggataaaaaatatgttacaaaTTTTACGATTATTATCCGCCTGGATATGCCACATGTTAATAACTGAAGGGTATAAGGAGGAATTTAGCAAGCCACTAGTAGATGATGGTTCACAACTTTTTTTGCACTATCGTTTGAGGTACCAAAACAATTTACGACTATGTATGAAGATTTTCTGTTTCTCTCTTGAcgattcataataataaaagtagattcattatcacaaaagtgactacatgatttttttttattactataccTACTCTTAATTATGGggcttaaaattattattttactaagttTTGCTAATTCGACTATTATGACTAATATGCCTTGTTTCTATACTTTCTATTATGACGCTGTGAAGTTTTCATTTTTCTAGAGGATATCaatataaatagtttttattattgtttgagTAATGTACATGATCTGTGCTATACTATCacataactaataaataattaacacttaCCCTAAGCTGGGACTCCATGTCGGACTTCTGGGCCTGGAGCTTGGCGGCGCGCTCCTGGACTTCGGACAGCGAGCCCTTCTCGCCCTCGAGCGAGCCGAGCAGAGCGGTCTTCTCCTCCAGCAGCTTGGCGTTGAGGACCTCCAACTCCTTGCGAAGTTTCTCCTCCTTCTCCAGAGCCTCGATCGCCTTGTTGGCCTTCTCTTCCAGTTTCTGCAATTCAACCACACTTTTATCCACACCATCCCATTCCGAAACGTGTATCGttgccattttatttaattttattgatcaCATCAATTGATTGGATAGGGAATGTCGGTTCGTTCGTTAGGGGAGTTAGGCGCGCGCCCAGCCGACCGCTCGACTGAACGGGGCGCTGGAGTTTTCCAGCGGGCGATAGCCGCCCACGCGCATGATTACTTAGCTAGGTGAGTGGGGCGATAGGGGGGGATTCCAGAAATGGCTGCGGCAGGTGCGGTGTCACGTAACCGGCAGGTGGGTGCGGTTAGCTATTTACGTGCTTGATTCACGCCgctaaatttgattatttattggGTCAGAGTGCTCCATCATATTAATGCGTTGAGTGATGCTTACCGCGATCTCATCCTCGATGCGGCTGACGTTGAGGAGGGGCTTGACCTTCTGCCACAACTTCCACCAGGGCCAGGTACGGAGTTGCAGGTACTTGCGCAAGTTGCGCTGGACAACTTGGAGGGCGACCCTAGTGGTAGAAAACTTAACTTAGCATATCTTtatgaataatataatttaatttacataatGAAGTCGGATATTTGCAATTATGATATAACTAAGGTTGAAGGTAAGGTAAGGCTTTatgaaggttgactggtagagaatgcctcatagcattaagtccgccttttgtgcgattgtattttcttttgtgcaataaagattaaataaataatttaataacaaaatttcaaaagatAATAActaagaaaaaacattttaaaaaaatattaaagatttGGAATGCCAAATATCGATTTCATTACTATACCTAATTGAATTTAATATATGTAACTGTCCAGAATAaataagtgttattttatttcaggtaatGATCCCGCTTTAGTAAAAGTAACAGTGTAAGTGTGCGATGTTATTAAAGAAACTGTATAAGGTAAGATATCATACCTCTGTTCCTGCAGCTTCTTGTACTCCTTGCGGGACAGGTAACCGCGAATGTAGGCCTGGAGCCAAGACACAATCTTGGACAGCCTATCGTCACGCATCTCTTCCATCTGACCCAGGACACCAGCGCGGAAGAACACCTGGATATATAGCTAAGTCAGAACAAATCCAGACGCCCGACTTGTAGAGTTAGTAACTGGTAACATctagttttaatatatttaaaactatttctacacattatttgTGTCAGAAATAtgaacataatatttttaaatgatatatTTTTCTACATCTAATGTTAGTGGGGAATTTGCGTGAGTAATCTCGAAAAAAAACGGAGACTTTTTGAAGCGGCATGACATGGAAACATAAAAAATCGACACATAGACAACACGAGGTACAGACGATACAGACAGTAAAAGAATAAGAGGAGTTAATATCGGAATGTGTATGTGTATCCGTTACTCATGTACTACGTCTACCTTTGTTTTTCCAAGTCTGAAAGATTCCGAGTCCAAACCGGTTGTCTCGAGAATTTTCTCGGCGGCTTTCTCTGGCGACATTCCGTCTTTGACCAACCCCGGGCACAGAATTTTGTATCTGCGTTTGAGGagcatacaaaaatataacagtgtgtgtgtatgtatgtgtatgtacagGTAGAAAGGATAGGGGAAAATCCAAACAGGAGCCTTGTCACTTGGGCCCTTTGAAGCGGCTTAGTCTACTGGACAAATTACTGTACCAATTGTAAATGGTGGTCGTAATTTGCCTGAAGTATTGATAACTTGCAATTGGCTTTCTCACAGCTAACTACGCAACCGAATGAACATGCCTTGGTGTGACCGAGACGGTACGATTCGACATCCAAGCCTGTGGCGTCCAGGATGACTTGGGCGATCTTCTTAGGATCGGTTTCCTTGTCCACAGCTTGAGGGGCCAGGATCTTGTAACTACATTATCAAAATATTTCCACACAATGAGGGAGAGTCACAATAAATAGTTCTAAAGACGTGCTAGGCACATAAGGAGAGGGTGGAACAAAATGTGGGACATACTGTAAAAAACATTGATATGTTAACCACACTGCATACGATTAGGGGTATGGACTGCAATTAAGATTAATAACATGTATCCCAGGAACCTTCTATGACATAATGACCTAGAAATAACAATGGGTCAACAAAAAGGGTTCAACATTAACTCTATTCTTTAGAGTTTAACAATTTCTACTTCTCCATGCTAAAACCATTCTGGACCCCATTATAATTCTTGCCTTGGTGTGACCGATACGATAGCTCTCAGGGTCGAGTTCGACAGACTCCAGACACTTCCTAGCTGCTTCTTTAGGATCTTTTTCGTTGGTCATGATGGCTGGCGCCAGAATCATGTAACTGTTTGTCGAACatcaattatttaataaatagagTCCCTCCAACTACTCTGTATGTGACAcgtcattaaaataatttgtcGTTATATAAAACAGCTTATTAATAATCTATGATATTTCAGCAAGTGTTACTCATAGCTATGAACTATGTAAATTTGACTGATGATGTCAGCAAGTCAGCGGTAAAACCAGAATAGTTGCTCCAGAAAATACCAGcgctaaaaaaaagttttgactaaccacatataaaaataaacataacccTCTATAATCAaaacagagacataaaataCTAAAGTTATAGTTGTAATTTGAATTCTTGAATTATTTTTGATATTGATGTTGGGATCTTACCGGAGCTTGAAGTCAGGGTAGACCATCCTGTTGGGGAAACCTTTACGGCAAATACGGATGCCTTCCAACACACCGTTACAGGTCAGCTGGTGCATGACAAGGTGGGAGTCGATGAGACCTGGCGAGCGAATACACGCACACGGATAAGAGGAAATTACAGAAAATAGAAAGCCTTCGCTATTAAtgtgtattaattaatttaaaaaaacaggtATGTAGATTTTAAaccaattacttatttttttacttatccTTATAGTTGTAATAGAGTAGAGATAGAAAAGTCTCAATTTACTTTACTAAAGACaaatagtaaaattttaaaacgagtGAAAGGGAAAAGAAGATAAAGTGATATTGGTCACTTTACTAACACAAATATATTTAGCACAATTATTACTCACCAGGCTGTTTCAACTCGTTGGGGATGATACAACGTACGAAGTGAGGTTGGGTGGACCTCAGAGTTGTCATCAGGTTGTTAAGTTGTTCCTGTATGGATTAACAAAATTAGTATGCACAATTGTGATTTTGTATAGTATTTACAACAGCATTTTTCATGTTTGTCTAAATCCAATACAACTGATTATTTACCCAGAACATTTCTTAGTTTTGTCTAATAGAAATGTCTGCAAACAACATAAAAAGCGACACTCGATGATACATGAATATTGACGTAGATTTGACATGTAATGACGTGACGATGTgaataaacacacacacacacaaaactaaagttatgaTTCCTAATAAACACACACTAACACACAAAGCTATTAGACCCAGCAGCGTCGTACAGTACGTTCCTGGGGACGTTATGCGCTGTGCGTGTAATTTTTCCACAGTGCATTGATCTACACTATAACACCATAGTGCATGTAAAATATTACAACCTCTAAAAACATAAAACAGGTAATTTTCATGTTACCTTTAATATTACGTCTATGAAATGTTACTACCACAATTTTCAAAAACAATGTAGAATATATGAAGCTACATCAATATAAACCAAAAATCAATCTTTAATATAAACTTAAGAACCTTGTACGCGGAGGAGACAGTAGCAAAACCACCACCCTTCTTACCGCGACCGCCTATGAACGTACATTATAAACAAGCATAGATTAGTACCAAGACGATCACAAGGCAACATGACGGGACAATACTCGATGGCTAAACATAGACTATCGGCGACATGAGCTGTGCTGTAAAACATATAGTAGAGTggccgaacaggctttaggttacttttcgctcatgtcgtcttgGACataggtatatttggtatcagtacattcagtatgatgtcctgaacacaaataaatatttgatgacatatatatatttggtGGGGGTCCACTGCTTTCGCGCTTGACATCGCCAGTTTTTGAGACATTTGGTACcacacatggtatgtttaaaaaaaaagtaaaaaaaaatatactgccgactttatgacatCACAGCAACTACcgccaccactttcgcgcttgtcatctcatatatttgtgttcaggacaccATACTGAATGCACtaataccaaatatacccatgtccgagacgacatgagcgaaaatcgttttctagaagacttctagacaaaaAACCGACCCTCTAATATTATGTTGACATTGACAAGGTAATGTGAAAGCGTGGAAGACTGACCCTAATTACCACTAAGTTGTAATCAGTAGATTCAGTAGTAGTAACAAGGGTTAATCTTAGGCATGATAGACGATACTGAAGCTACGCCGAAGGCAGTGAAGCAAATCCCTTTCAATGAATGTAAGTTTACCCTGTAGAGCGATGATACAGTCTGGAAGGCAGAACCCTTAGCACGCTTGCCTCCAGCGCCTTAAGTTGAAAAGTGACATGAGAAATAAACATTAATATGTCTTTGTAGACAATGATGCAAGTACATTCAATAGAATGATAGTGTGTAATTATCCTCTTTGCTAGGTCTTCTAGATTAGAAATAAACACAATGTGTGTTTATTTCTAATCTATTCGACGAAGCAACTcggataataaaattgtaatagaacTTCACTTatggtaagttcgtttaatcattAAGTATAATGAAATAATCCAAGATCACTGAAGTATTGATGTGATTTTGGTAAGTGACATTTGGGTTTTATATCACCCGTCTTGTGGTGTGTGATGATATTATATGTTCACAGAAGGTATGAATACAGCTCATGGTACCTGGTCACCTGTTTTCGTAGAGATCAAAATTGCTATAGGGGCTTATCGAAATCAGTAttaaaaattatcatttaaaaaatcaatTGAATCCTTATCTGAGTAAAAGTTATTGATACGTACCCTTGCCGCCACCGGCATCAGCACCACCGGACTGACCAGGATGGTCAGCGAAGATCTCAATCAACAGTTTGTTGGTGCCCTTCTTGAACTGGTCTACGACAGTGTCGTTAAGGGGGTCCTTGTTCTTCTCAAGCCAGCCTGAGATGTTGTAACCGACCTGTTTAAGGAGGGTGGGTGAATTAAGGTGGTGGGTAGTGAATGACTGAGTGAACTAATTTAGATACCAACATTAGCAATCATTTTATTTGCTAGATTTTCAAAAAGGATATAATTCAAAGGGAAGCTTACTTTCATTCTGTTGTTTAAGTAAAGAAAATGTTTATGAACCAAATATCAGCTCAATATAATTAAAAGTGAAGTGAAATGATCGTTGGTATTGTTGATGATAAAGATACTTACGTTGCCGGCATAATGGCCAATGGCGAAGTGGGCAGCCTGGCAGCCGGGCTTGGGAGGCTTGGGCTTCAGGAACGGAGGCGACTTGCCCAAGTGGTTGTTATTCAACTTCTCAACGAAGGTCTGATCGGTAGCTTTCGGGAACATAGATTCTTCCTCAAGGATGGAGAGGATACCCATGGGCTGGAAACGGACCGATGGCGTTAGAACACGAAGTACGGCTTGCTTATCTTCTGAAAATGCTACTTATGCCAAGTGTAGTTACTTTACGACTAAAATTGTATCATGAAATGTAAATTTTGATAGGACAAGCTATAATTATGTTCTTGGAGAGGAAATTTAAATACGAGTAGCTGTTGTTTCATCAAGATAAAGTCGATAATAAAATTCAagtgaataataaaaatgaggcaaaaggtacaaatttaatttaattataaatctgtaacaaaggaaaaaaaattaaaagagaaaTAAAGGTTTTAAATACTACTTTTGTGTAAAAGGGGGTTCTAGCGtgtatatttttgttaagcGTTATCGGTTAAGCGGCATGCATTCGTAGTTGTGTGCTTTTTTCTAATAgtgagtgtaattttattagctATATAACTTTGTACTGTATCTATAAAATAGTGCTTCTTTTTCCATAGCTTCACATATTTTTAGtgtctttttttattaaacttgaTTGCTGACTTTTTAGTTGTTAAAAATACTGGTATTACTGGTGCAGTTAATATAGCTAATtagcttaaaaaatatatgcttATTAACGGATTAGACTGATATTGTAGTTTTGCAAGTGTTCTATCGGCGGTGTGGGTACAGACCGTGATAAATATATCATAATgatcaatatttaataatatccaATAACACAGCAGCTAGTAAGGTGATTCaagaaatcaaagttttaattttatttactcaCCTCATTATTTTCATcctacctactaaaataataattagtaattaatttgaGAATTGTTTAATAACATTTAGTGGTCGCTACCACCAGTACCACCggtcaacttttttttttaatacgtactGCGATGTGGGATTATGGTTTGCTTTTATTATGTTCCATGataatatttatctattataatagtttatgtgactgctatatAATAAAAGGCGTAATTTACGATAATATCGCCTTCgtttaatttcatacattttgaaatgtCGGTAGCTATCCCTAAATatcaattcaaaaataaaataaaaaaatctagacTGTTTTCTAATACAATACATCCGTTTTAGAGGTTGagagtataaaaaataataataataataataacagcaaacttctccaaagggactctacgtgttggatgtgtatccccacgcacgcctatcaaatgaccgggatgtatatacccgtgagtttatacgagatacaaataataaaaatatcgtcTTTCTTTGATTTCACAAATTTTCATATGTCAGTAGCGACCCctaaatatcaatttaaaaatttataaaaaaaatagtgttttCTAATGCAAAAGATCATTTATAGAGATCATAGGtgagagtaaaaaaataaacatatatatttttttttcagtacaaGTTTAAATCAGCCTAACAGCTAGCCAGCATTCCTCACAGGCAGCAGATTCTATAGGGGTTGTTAGAGATTGTGAATACAGTATTATAGAATATGTCGATCATTTGATACAATAAAACAGCGTGTAAAGATTCGCAAGGATGCTGCTTTCATTAAAAATGCTTTTAGCCTCGATTGCTGAAAAGGATCGTGTGCGCAAAGCATTTGTTTATACCGCGGAGCAAGGGATCAGCCAGAGATGTACTTGCGGGAGACGTTTTCAGCCCCAAGCGTCGTCTAATCGCGCCTATCGTAAGCTATACTGGATTCTAATACCTTTTCTATTAAGTCTATAGTCGCTTGAAGATCCATACCAAAATCTATGAAGGTCCATTGGATCCCTTCACGTTCATACTCTTCTTGCTCTAACACGAACATGAAATGGTTAAAGTATTGTtgtaatttttcgttcgtaaaATTAACGCATAGCTGATTAAACCCGTTCATCTGGATCGTGATACAtggaaaaaataattgtatCTGTTAAACAACTAACATTGTTTGTGTGGAAACGATGGCCGTTGGTgtgagaaaatattaaaaataaaaacaaagaacaCAGATAACACAGAACACATATAACACGTTGCATTGGTGGGTAGCTCGAATGAAGTAACGAatggaattaaattttaagtaaaaGTTCTATGGCTACTTCTTTCGGGCACCCTGTGGCATGAGGCAAGCTCTTGTTGTTGCGTTTT
The window above is part of the Cydia strobilella chromosome 12, ilCydStro3.1, whole genome shotgun sequence genome. Proteins encoded here:
- the LOC134746024 gene encoding myosin heavy chain, muscle isoform X16, with translation MPKPIVQEGDDPDPTPYLFVSLEQKRIDQSKPYDGKKACWVPDEKEGFLQGEIKATKGDLVTVGLPGGETKDFKKDLVGQVNPPKYEKCEDMSNLTYLNDASVLYNLKQRYYHKLIYTYSGLFCVAINPYKRFPVYTTRCARLYRGKRRSEVPPHIFAISDGAYVNMLTNHENQSMLITGESGAGKTENTKKVIAYFATVGASQKKDPNQEKKGSLEDQVVQTNPVLEAFGNAKTVRNDNSSRFGKFIRIHFGPSGKLAGADIETYLLEKARVISQQALERSYHIFYQMMSGSVDGLKTKCMLSNDVYDYHIVSQGKTTIPGLDDGEESVLTDQAFDILGFTQEEKDNVYKITAAVMHMGGMKFKQRGREEQAEADGMEEGERVAKLLGVDCQDLYKNLLKPRIKVGNEFVTQGRNKDQVTNSVGALCKGVFDRLFKWLVKKCNETLDTKQKRQHFIGVLDIAGFEIFDFNGFEQLCINFTNEKLQQFFNHHMFVLEQEEYQREGIEWTFIDFGMDLQMCIDLIEKPMGILSILEEESMFPKATDQTFVEKLNNNHLGKSPPFLKPKPPKPGCQAAHFAIGHYAGNVGYNISGWLEKNKDPLNDTVVDQFKKGTNKLLIEIFADHPGQSGGADAGGGKGGRGKKGGGFATVSSAYKEQLNNLMTTLRSTQPHFVRCIIPNELKQPGLIDSHLVMHQLTCNGVLEGIRICRKGFPNRMVYPDFKLRYKILAPQAVDKETDPKKIAQVILDATGLDVESYRLGHTKVFFRAGVLGQMEEMRDDRLSKIVSWLQAYIRGYLSRKEYKKLQEQRVALQVVQRNLRKYLQLRTWPWWKLWQKVKPLLNVSRIEDEIAKLEEKANKAIEALEKEEKLRKELEVLNAKLLEEKTALLGSLEGEKGSLSEVQERAAKLQAQKSDMESQLRDTQDRLTQEEDARNQLFQNKKKLEQEVSGLKKDVEDLELAVQKSEQDKATKDHQIRNLNDEIAHQDELINKLNKEKKMQGESNQKTGEELQAAEDKVNHLNKVKQKLEQTLDELEDSLEREKKLRGDVEKQRRKVEGDLKLTQEAVADLERNKKELEQTIQRKDKEISSLTAKLEDEQSLVSKLQKQIKELQARIEELEEEVESERQARAKAEKQRADLARELEELGERLEEAGGATSAQIELNKKREAELSKLRRDLEEANIQHESTLANLRKKHNDSVAEMGEQLDQLNKLKAKAEKERSQYFSEVNDLRAGLDHVSNEKAAQEKIAKQLQHQLNEVQNKADEANRTLNDLDAAKKKMSIENSDLLRQLEEAESQVSQLSKIKVSLTTQLEDTKRLADEEARERATLLGKFRNLEHDLDNIREQVEEEAEGKADLQRQLSKANAEGQIWRSKYESEGVARSEELEEAKRKLQARLAEAEETIESLNQKVVALEKTKQRLATEVEDLQLEVDRATAIANAAEKKQKAFDKIIGEWKLKVDDLAAELDASQKECRNYSTELFRLKGAYEEGQEQLEAVRRENKNLADEVKDLLDQIGEGGRNIHEIEKARKRLEAEKDELQAALEEAESALEQEENKVLRAQLELSQVRQEIDRRIQEKEEEFENTRKNHQRALDSMQASLEAEAKGKAEALRMKKKLEADINELEIALDHANKANAEAQKNIKRYQAQIKDLQTALEEEQRARDDAREQLGISERRANALQNELEESRTLLEQADRARRQAEQELGDAHEQLNELSAQSASLSAAKRKLESELQTLHADLDELLNEAKNSEEKAKKAMVDAARLADELRAEQEHAQTQEKLRKALEQQIKELQVRLDEAEANALKGGKKAIQKLEQRVRELENELDGEQRRHADAQKNLRKSERRIKELTFQAEEDRKNHERMQDLVDKLQQKIKTYKRQIEEAEEIAALNLAKFRKAQQELEEAEERADLAEQAISKFRGKGRAGSAARGVSPAPQRPRPAFDGFGTFPPRFDLANDDF